The Paenibacillus sp. RC334 nucleotide sequence CGTTACCCGCATGCCATCCTTCTTGATAGAGCCTTTCCACAATCTGTTCTAGAGTCCATGAGACCTGAAGCTTCTCTTCGATGAGCGTAGCCTCTTCGAGTGTCCATCTTCCTGCAGTCACGGAGAACTTACAAAGCTGGGCATAACTTTCCTGAGAGTGCTCTGCTTGATAGATTTTCCTGATCTGCATTCCGACGAAGCTCTCGGCTTAGTCGTGGCAGGGTGTCTGTCAAGCTCCTTGACGAAGGCTCTGGCGCTGTTTCCCTACTGGTGTAGGCTTTCTAGCTCACTGTGTTAGACTATGCTAAGATAAGTGTAGCTCATATTGGGTTCTCCTTATGTGAATGTGCGTGTAGGAACTTTCATTTTTAAAAAAATCCGGTCATGAGCCCATTTTTTTATTTATTTACAGAAGGTGTCGCAATTCATTTCAAAATCCGTCTTGCACTGATCTATGTTGATAAAAACTATTAACTGTACAGTTGTAATAATTGTTATGTTAAAATACTAGCATTACCTTCAAAAAAAGGAGATTGTAAACCTTGTCGAATCCAGTATACGGGAAACAGGCCAAAACGTCGACCCGTGACGATAAAAGGCCGGCTATGTTTTGGGTGTTAATTGTTGGCATGATTCTGTTTTTAGCTTGGGCTCCCTTCCAGGCTGCACTTTTTAATGGGCAAATGCTTGATTTTGAGAAGCCACTCTATTGGGCTTTGATTATCAGCACGATTCTGCTGATTTTGGGAATCGTATCTTATTATAAGAAATTCAAGCTGGAAGAGCAAAGGGATTGGCTGGCTGTATGGGTACTGCTGCTTCCCCTGACTTATGTGCTTTCACTAACTTCAGCAGCTTCACATTACCTGGCCATGAATATGGTGGTGGTACAGTGCATATATGCCGCTCTGTTTATCATCTCAATTTATCTACTTCAGGATCGGTTAGGCAATAAGATTCTTCACAATCTGATTATGACCGTTGCTTATGTCATTGTAGGCTTTGGCTTTATCAACTGGTTCGGACAGTGGGTGCTTACCGGCAAGCTGGTAGGTTGGTTTAGCCAATATGTTTATCAAAACCGTTATACCAATGCAGTCATGACAGATACAAATGGGCTCCGGCTGACATCGGTGTTTCAATATGCGAATACATATGCCGCCTTTCTAATGGCTTTCCTATTCGCTGCCGTTTTTTGTCTGATGAAATCAAAATCATGGTATGGCAAAGCTACTCATGGCTTCATGTTGGTGCCAATTCTGGTCTCGCTATTCCTGACCCTGTCACGGGGCGGTCTGGTTATGCTGCCAGTCGTATTCGTGCTGCTCTTGCTTTTCTTTAAACCTGCACGCCAGATTATATGGATTTTACATTGCGCCATTGCAGGTGTAGCGTCAATATCTATCTTGACTCCGATTACAAATATGGGATTACAACTCAATAAGACCTACAACGGCGGAGAGGCGGCCAAGGCTTGGGGATTACTTATTGGTGTCTCCCTTGCTGTTGCTGTCGTACTGTGGCTTGTTGAACGTTATCTGGCACCAAAGCTGGAGAGTGCCCTCACAGGGTGGACCTCCCGAAAGTTATCCAACCTGTGGCTGCCTGTCGGATCGGTTGTGGTGATTGGCTTGCTGGCTTTTCTGTTTATTGGAACTGGCCTGCGCAGCGTACTGCCTGATAACGTCCAGGTCCGGTTAGAAAACATCAATTTCCGGCAGCATAGTGTTCTGGAGCGGCTTGTATTCTATCAGGATGCTGCCAAATTAATTAAGGATTACCCTGTAATTGGCACTGGTGGTGGCGGTTGGGCTACTTTGTATGAAAAATACCAAGACTATCCTTATACTAGCCGTCAGGCTCATAATTTTTTCATGCAGTATTTAGTTGAAGTGGGCATTCTCGGTTTCGTAATTTTCATGTCATTCATCTTATATATCTTCTATAAATATATTCGTAGCTATATTAGACAAAATGATGAAGATCGAGATTCTCACTTTCTGTATCTTATTTTGGCACTCTCGATCTTACTTCACAGCTTGTTGGACTTTAATCTTAGTTACGTGTTCATGGGCATACTGGTATTTATGAGTCTTGGTGGTATGGCCGCTGCTATGGACAGCAAGCCGCTTAAACGCCTGTCTATGAACGCTTCCGGATTCCGGATCATGTACAGTGCAGTCATTGGTGTCCTGAGCATCGTGCTGCTTTTTGCTGGTCTCCGCTTCGTGCAATCAGCTAATGCTGCCACATATGCGAAACAGATCATGGCGGTCAGTACATCATTTGAGGAAATTCAAAGTGCTATTAATAAAGATCTTGAACTTCGTCCTACACATCCGGATTCGGTTATAAGACTGGCTGCACTGTACAAGAATGTTTATCAGCAAACGAAAAAAGAGGAATTTTATACTGCTGCAATAGAGGTGCTAAATACGGGCCTGAAAGCAGAACCGTATAATAAATTCATGTATAGCTCCAAAATTAACCTTTTACAAATAAAGGGTGAGAATGAGCAGGCCCTCAGCATTTTGGAAAATAACATCTCTAACTTTAGATGGGACAATGACTGGTACAATATGTTGATTACTCAAGCTTATTCTCTTGGTGATCAGGCACGTGAGCAGAAGGACACGGCCATGGAGCAGAAATATTTCCAAGCAGGTCTTGCTGCTTACCAGCAGGTTCTGGATGGGGTAGCTCATATTAAGACGGTTCCACCTGAAATTCAATTGACACGTACTTTTGAAGTAACCCCAAGCATTGCGCTCAGTACTGGCAAAATTGAGTTCATGTCAGGTAAGCCTGCAGAGGCTGCCAACATCCTCAAAAACGGCTTGAAGGACGACCTGAGTGACGCTACAAATCGTGAGGTGGCTCGTTATTATATCGTCGCTCTGCAAAAGCAGGGACAGGATGACAAAGCATTGTACGATAAGCTGATAAAAGCTGATCCGAAGGAGAAAGAGCTAATTGCTCAGTTGAAATCGGAGAAATAGAGCAACACAAAAAGAGACTGCCGTGATATAACACATCATCTGGCAGTCTTTTTTTTATACTGAGGAAGAGGGGCTTATTACGGTGATACTTTTTTTTGCTGATCCATCTTTTCAATAACTTGCCTCATATAAGCCAGCACTTCATCTTTAATCTCATCATGTTGTAGAGCATAATGAATGGTTGTTTCAATGAACCCCAACTTTTCTCCAACGTCATGGCGATTTCCATCAAATTCGTAGGCCAGGATCGGATTCTTTTCACCCAGTTTGGACAATGCATCCGTCAATTGAATCTCCCCGCCTACTCCAGCGGATTGCTGACCAAGGATGTCGAAAATATCTGGCGTCAAGATATAGCGTCCCATGATCGCCAAGTTGGAGGTTGCTTCTTCTTTCTTCGGCTTCTCCACCAAACGTTCTGCCTCAGAGATCTTCGAAGTAAGTGCATGACCCTCAACAATCCCGTAACGATGAACCTCGTCCCAATCTACTTGTTTTACTCCTACAACAGAACGCTGATACTCGTCGAAAACGTCCATCATCTGTTTGAGACATGGATTCTCAGACTCAACGATGTCGTCACCTAAAAGTACAGCAAAAGGCTCATCCCCTATGAATTTACGTGCACACCATATAGCGTGACCTAAACCTTTGGGCTCCTTCTGACGAATATAGTGGATGTCTGCCATCTCTGATGGCTTGCGCACCTCATTGAGCAGATTCCATTTTTCCTTGGCTGCCAGATTATGCTCCAGCTCAAATGAGTAATCAAAATGATCCTCAATAGCTCTTTTACCTTTACCAGTAACGATAATAATATCTTCAATCCCAGATGCTACAGCCTCTTCGATAATATATTGAATGGTTGGCTTATCTACAATCGGAAGCATTTCCTTAGGCATCGCTTTGGTAGCAGGTAGAAAACGGGTTCCTAATCCCGCAGCAGGAATAATCGCTTTACGGATTTTCATGGGTTAATCTCCTTTGTCTTCAATATAACGGATAGATATACTTCTATGATTATAACAGGAAGATGGATTCATTTAATAGGCTAAAGAAGAAGACATCTTCCCTCAAAGAGAAAATGTCCTCCAATCACTAGCTTGCTATATGAATATATTATGCTTCTGTAATCTTTTTAGCTCCAGACAAATATACAGTTATTTACTTCACCAGTTGCCCGCGTGTAACACCCAACTGGTTCGTCGCTTTAAGCGTCTTCCAGACCTGTGTACCACTGATCTCTCCGCGCAAGGCACGGTTGTAGAGGTCAATCACCTCTCGTACCTGCTCCGGTGTCTCCTCCAAAAACTCCACGCGATAGCGGGACACGCCCAGCTCCATAAAGTTGGACAGGTACTCGGCACCTGATTGCTCGATGGCGTTGTATACCGTGTTGCGGCAGCCTTCGTCCACGCGAACGGGGTGAGACATACCAATACGGTCGCGCAGGGATGCGCGATGGTCCTCACATGGACGTCCGCAGTTGGTGTAGTCCGTGCCTTCGCTCATGAAGGTGCAGTATACGCAATGTTCGGTATGGAACATCGGCATATGCTGCTGAATCACGATCTCCAGCTTATCGGTACGCGTGCGTCTGAGCATATCGACCATTTGCTGGATGTTCAGATCATACGACGGCGTAACCAGGTCACAGCCGGAATCCAGGAACAGATCAGCCGCTTTGTGGTTAGCGACATTCAACGAGAAGTCACCGATCAATTGCGGATGGTGTGCATCTGGGTTTTCTAACCGATGACGCATGTAGAAATACAGCGCACCCGGATTGCGTACCAGCACAGCATCGGGCTTCAGGCGCAGGATGTTGTTGTGGTAGCCGTTTTCACCCGGCATGTGAATACGCGGGGTCGCCAGCGCAATTCGACGCCCTGCGGCGTGTACAGCCTCCACGGCTGCCGGGAATTGCTTAATGAACTCGAAGTCGGCGTAGATAAACTCGACGCCGGCCTCCAGCGCAGCCTCAACCTGCGGGAGGCTGCGGCACAGCGCGGTCAGTTCTGCCTGACCGCGTGCCACTGGCGAAGCGGGAACCGATGCATCGCCATACACCTCTACCGCCCGCTTCGTGTACACGGGCGGTTTGGGGCGCTCGCCCGCGAGCAATTCCACCGCCTGACGGCGGATGCTGTTCAGCTCGCGCATCGGCACGATGACGTCCCCATGCAGATGGACGTCCAGTTCATCCAGCTGGAACACCGTTCCGCCCAGTCGGCCGAACTGCTCCTCGAGCAGTTCGCGCGTCATTGGATGTTTCTGGGCGATTTCAAGTTCCAGCTCGGAATCCACGCGGACCGTCGTGCCTTTCTGCACATCGGTCCACCAGGTCGACAGCGGCTGCCCTGGAGAGCCGCTGACACGCACATGTACCGGGAAGACGCGGTACGGCTTGTCGGTGTCATACGTCTGGCGCAGACGCTTGTCCAGCGCCGGGTCGTTGGTCTTCCAAATGCGGTCGCCGACATGTACACGGCGCAGATCCACATCGTTGCGTCCCGCTACGATGTCGATAATCCAGCCTTCTCCGGCTTCGCCTTCGATCTTTACACCCTTGCGACGGATATCGTATACGCGTCCGCCTTCTTCTTTTTGCG carries:
- the galU gene encoding UTP--glucose-1-phosphate uridylyltransferase GalU — encoded protein: MKIRKAIIPAAGLGTRFLPATKAMPKEMLPIVDKPTIQYIIEEAVASGIEDIIIVTGKGKRAIEDHFDYSFELEHNLAAKEKWNLLNEVRKPSEMADIHYIRQKEPKGLGHAIWCARKFIGDEPFAVLLGDDIVESENPCLKQMMDVFDEYQRSVVGVKQVDWDEVHRYGIVEGHALTSKISEAERLVEKPKKEEATSNLAIMGRYILTPDIFDILGQQSAGVGGEIQLTDALSKLGEKNPILAYEFDGNRHDVGEKLGFIETTIHYALQHDEIKDEVLAYMRQVIEKMDQQKKVSP
- a CDS encoding O-antigen ligase family protein; this encodes MSNPVYGKQAKTSTRDDKRPAMFWVLIVGMILFLAWAPFQAALFNGQMLDFEKPLYWALIISTILLILGIVSYYKKFKLEEQRDWLAVWVLLLPLTYVLSLTSAASHYLAMNMVVVQCIYAALFIISIYLLQDRLGNKILHNLIMTVAYVIVGFGFINWFGQWVLTGKLVGWFSQYVYQNRYTNAVMTDTNGLRLTSVFQYANTYAAFLMAFLFAAVFCLMKSKSWYGKATHGFMLVPILVSLFLTLSRGGLVMLPVVFVLLLLFFKPARQIIWILHCAIAGVASISILTPITNMGLQLNKTYNGGEAAKAWGLLIGVSLAVAVVLWLVERYLAPKLESALTGWTSRKLSNLWLPVGSVVVIGLLAFLFIGTGLRSVLPDNVQVRLENINFRQHSVLERLVFYQDAAKLIKDYPVIGTGGGGWATLYEKYQDYPYTSRQAHNFFMQYLVEVGILGFVIFMSFILYIFYKYIRSYIRQNDEDRDSHFLYLILALSILLHSLLDFNLSYVFMGILVFMSLGGMAAAMDSKPLKRLSMNASGFRIMYSAVIGVLSIVLLFAGLRFVQSANAATYAKQIMAVSTSFEEIQSAINKDLELRPTHPDSVIRLAALYKNVYQQTKKEEFYTAAIEVLNTGLKAEPYNKFMYSSKINLLQIKGENEQALSILENNISNFRWDNDWYNMLITQAYSLGDQAREQKDTAMEQKYFQAGLAAYQQVLDGVAHIKTVPPEIQLTRTFEVTPSIALSTGKIEFMSGKPAEAANILKNGLKDDLSDATNREVARYYIVALQKQGQDDKALYDKLIKADPKEKELIAQLKSEK
- a CDS encoding U32 family peptidase — protein: MKSAVRREDVELLAPAGDWDCMRAAVANGADAIFFGVEKFNARARANNFRMDELPEIMAFLHSYGVKGFLTFNILVFENELEDAKELVDACVDAGVDALLAQDMGLVKMIRDISPDFPIHGSTQMTITSPEAVEFTKPYNIERVVLGRENNLKQIQKIGEQARLPMEVFVHGALCVSYSGQCLTSEMWGGRSANRGECAQACRLPYDLMVDGEQKPMADVTYLLSPKDLAAIDLLPELIGAGVISFKIEGRLKTPEYVANVVSKYRKAIDKYFEGDTSKTSKEDIRELQQSFSRGFTHGFLEGTNNKKLVDGTFPKSRGVYLGRVEQILRDGVVCRIDAPLKRGDGIVFDAGDPTQKEEGGRVYDIRRKGVKIEGEAGEGWIIDIVAGRNDVDLRRVHVGDRIWKTNDPALDKRLRQTYDTDKPYRVFPVHVRVSGSPGQPLSTWWTDVQKGTTVRVDSELELEIAQKHPMTRELLEEQFGRLGGTVFQLDELDVHLHGDVIVPMRELNSIRRQAVELLAGERPKPPVYTKRAVEVYGDASVPASPVARGQAELTALCRSLPQVEAALEAGVEFIYADFEFIKQFPAAVEAVHAAGRRIALATPRIHMPGENGYHNNILRLKPDAVLVRNPGALYFYMRHRLENPDAHHPQLIGDFSLNVANHKAADLFLDSGCDLVTPSYDLNIQQMVDMLRRTRTDKLEIVIQQHMPMFHTEHCVYCTFMSEGTDYTNCGRPCEDHRASLRDRIGMSHPVRVDEGCRNTVYNAIEQSGAEYLSNFMELGVSRYRVEFLEETPEQVREVIDLYNRALRGEISGTQVWKTLKATNQLGVTRGQLVK